In one Dermacentor albipictus isolate Rhodes 1998 colony chromosome 4, USDA_Dalb.pri_finalv2, whole genome shotgun sequence genomic region, the following are encoded:
- the LOC135899591 gene encoding mite group 2 allergen Tyr p 2-like yields the protein MASHFALALCLIAFVAPAVYGNLSQVEVEACSDGSTSNVAAVRFSHCSTLPCTVTLADKPRVEIDFQAPHDSKTLRVRVLGAIGDMAPQPFPGFKTDACNFMGVSCPLKAGEKYTAKFDLTLSPTFPPVAAKAVFKGQDAAGEFFCFKVPVELKH from the exons ATGGCCAGTCACTTTGCCCTCGCGCTTTGCCTCATCGCCTTCGTGGCTCCAGCCGTCTACGGCAACCTCTCACAAGTCGAGGTTGAGGCCTGCTCAG ATGGATCCACGAGCAACGTGGCTGCTGTTCGCTTCAGCCACTGCTCCACGCTGCCGTGCACCGTGACGTTGGCGGACAAGCCCCGAGTTGAGATCGACTTCCAAGCTC CTCACGACTCGAAGACCCTCCGAGTCCGTGTGCTTGGTGCCATTGGCGATATGGCGCCGCAGCCCTTCCCGGGTTTCAAGACCGATGCCTGCAACTTCATGGGTGTGAGCTGCCCCTTGAAGGCCGGCGAGAAGTACACGGCCAAGTTCGATCTTACCCTTTCCCCCACCTTCCCACCG GTGGCCGCAAAGGCTGTTTTCAAGGGCCAGGATGCAGCCGGTGAATTCTTCTGCTTCAAGGTTCCCGTGGAACTCAAACACTGA